ACCAATGGTCGAAAATTTATGTAAAAACCCATTTCTTGTTAGGGGAATCGGTGGATGTTTTTTCATGGTTTAAAATCACCTTTATTGAAAATGAAGGAGCCGCTTTTGGGATGACAATTGTAGGGAAACTGTTTCTTACATCATTTCGCGTGGTTGCTATTGTTCTTCTTTCAATTTTTATTAATAAGTTGATAAAGCGAAACGCACGTGCAAGTTATATATTGGTTGTTTCTGTTTTGTTGGCGGGAGCTATCGGGAATTTGATAGATTCGCTTTTCTACGGAATGTTTTTTACTGAATCCACACCGTATGCTGCAGCTACATTTTTATCTCACGGCGGAGGTTATGCGCCTTTTTTCTATGGAAAAGTGGTAGATATGTTCTATTTCCCGATTATTAGCGATAGCGCAGGAAACACTCTCTTTTTCAAATGGATTTTCAATNTGGCTGATTCTTGTGTAACAGTTTCCGTTATTCTTATTTTATTATTCTTCAGAAAGGAATTGAATGAATCTCTCGAAAATAAAAAAGCCATTAAACCCGATGCGGAAGAATAACCTTCATATCGTATTTTTTCTGTTTTTTTTGCTTGCATTTACTTCTTGTTTCAAGCCCGGGAATGTATTGAGTGAGGAAAAAATGGTAACTATTTTGACTGAAATGCACAAAACGGAAGGAATTTTGCAAGCGGAAGGATATAATTATAATAATCCGGAGGAAAAAAAGAAATATTACGATGCAATTCTGAAAAAATACAAAATTAAGCAAGCCGACTTTGATTCGTCCTTAGTTTGGTACGCGAAACATCCTAAAGAATTCGGGTTGGTTTATACCGATGTTTTAATCCGTCTGGATACTTTAAATGCGCAAGTACAACGGGGAAAATTTCATCCTAACGAAGGCGGAAACGGCATTCAGGAAGCAAATATCTGGAATTTGCGTGCCAGTTATAACCTAACAAAAGACTCCGCCCGTACAAAAATCGATTTTGAAATTCCCAACGGCAATAATTTAATGGTGGGCGATACCTACATTTTAAGTTTTTTGCGTAGAGTAGCTCCGAGTGATTCTTCATTGAATCCGCATATTGTACTAAAAATAAATTATTTGAACGGGAAAAAAGACAGTATNTATACTAAAACNTACAACGATAGTTTGCTTCGTAGATATACCTTAACGTTTAAAGCCCGTGATACGTTGAAAATAGAATCTTTAACCGGATCATTGTTAGGGAACGACAGTTCAAAAGGTAAAATGAACGCCTTTTTAGACAGCATCAAACTGATTCGGAAATTTAATGTTTACAATCAAATAAAATTAAAAAAGAGAGTTGAAAAATTGGATACAACTCGATTAAAAAAATTATAAAGAATTAAAAACAAAAAACGGCTCATTTTTGAGTCGTTTTTTGTTTACGTAAAAATCATATAAATTTAAATGAGATGGAATAAAATTACGGGAGAATTTATCTCAATCCCCCTAACCCCCTTTTCTAAGGGGGAAATAGGTTTTATCATTTATCAGAATAGAATATATTCTTTCGTTCCATTTTGCAATTCCCCCTTTTCCAAGGGAGAAATAGATTTTATCATTAATCAGAATCAAATATATTCTTTTGTTCTACTTTACAAATCCCCCTTTGAAAAGGGGGTTAGGGGGATTGAATGTAAGTAATTAAAATAAACCTTATTATAAAACAATTTAGCTGAAATCAATATCCCAAAATTTTCAACATCGATTTATAACTTTGTTCTTTAGCGAAAAGTTTGGTGAAATATTCCCCGTCTTCGTCTTTATCGATAATTACAAGTTTTGGACCCGGAATAAGACAGTGTTGAATGCCTCCAAAACCGCCCANCGATTCTTGGTACGCTCCCATATGGAAAAAACCGATATATTGTTCTCTTCCGAGTTCCATTTTTGGTAAAAATACGGCATTGGAATGTACTTCCGCATTATAAAAGTCTTCACTNTCGCACGTCAATCCTCCTAAATTTACCCGTTCATATTCCGAATCCCAATTATTGATGGCAAGGAATACATAACGTTGATTTATTGCCCATGTATCAGGAAGCGTGGTTAAAAAAGAACTGTCAATCATATTCCAAAGCTCACGGTCGTTTTGTTTTTTCTGATTNACAATGGAATACAACATTGCTCCGCTTTCNCCTACAGTGTAAGAACCGAATTCGGTAAAAATGTGCGGNTCAGGCACTCCGTTTTGTTCACAAATAGTTTTTACTTGTGCTACAATTTCCTCAGCCATATATTCGTAGTCGTATGCAAAATCCAAATGAGTTTGAATCGGGAAACCTCCGCCGATATTTAAACTATCTAATGTAGGACAAACTTTTTTCAGCTCGCAATACAAGTTAACTGCTTTACTTAACTCATTCCAATAATAAAGCGTGTCTTTTACTCCGGTGTTTATAAAGAAATGAAGCATCTTTAAGTTTACCTTTTTGTTCTTGGCTATTTTTTCTTCATAATAGGGAATAATATCATTATATCGTATTCCCAACCGTGAAGTATAGAAATCAAACTTAGGTTCTTCTTCCGATGCGATTCTAATTCCAACGTTTAATTTCTTGTCAAAATCTTTCAAAAGTAAATCCAATTCAAAGATATTATCTAAAATAGGAATTACATTTGTAAAGCCCATATTTATCAGNNTTTGAATATTTTCCACATACTGAGGACGTTTAAAACCATTACAAACCACAAATGTCTCAGGTTTTAAAATACCTTGTTCGTAAAGCGTTTCCATAATATTTATGTCAAATGCCGATGATGTTTCAAGATGTACGCCGTTCTTCAGTACCTCTTCCATTACAAAAGAAAAATGTGAACTCTTTGTGCAATAACAGTAATTATATGTTCCCTTATAATCTACTTTTGCCATTGCCACGTTAAACATACGGCGTGCTCTTTGAATATTTTGCGTTATTTTAGGCAAATACGTAATACGTAATGGAGTCCCGTATTGTTTTATCACTTCCATTAAAGGAATATCGTTCCAAATTAATTCGTTTTCGTCCACATTGAATTCTTCGCTGGGGAATTCAAAGGTCTGTTCAATTAGGTCGATGTATTTATTTTTCATTTTTTGGATATATGTAAATGAGTTTAATTTAATTTTTTTGTTGAATTCAAGTGATTTAGTTTTTAATATTTTATTCAATGCGGGTGCAAAAATAATCATATTTTTATTTCTAAGAAAGAGTTTTAGTAAGATATTTTTATATTGAACGAGAAACGTTCCCGGTTTCTACCAAATACAGTGAAAACTCTGACAGAGTTTCAAACTTTGACGGAGTTAAGATGGATACCCATTAAAATTAAAGGTACAGCGCACTGAAATCTTTGTAATATAAAGTCTATTTAGAACCTGAGGTACAGAGTACCGAAACATTAAAAACCAGAATACGCTAAAAATTCCGGTAACTCAACGAATGGTCAAAGACTTTTGTTGTGGTTGAAAACGGAAAGAAATGATTGAAAATTAATAACTTGGGAGTGATAGATTTTCGGACTACAAGTCCTTATAATATTTAAAAGCTGAGATTATAAATCTCAGCGTCCAAGGGAAAATTCCGTCAAAGTTTCAAACTTTGACAGAATTAATATAATAAAGTTTTTAAAATACACAGTTTCTTTATTTTAACAATATTATTTAAGACTTTTTTCTTGGAAAAACAAATTATATTTTATTACTTTGTTACCCTTTTTCCCATATTTAAAGAATTCACACTATTTTAATATAAAGTTTTATTTATAGAAATGATAATGNCCTACTTTTGTGTGTGGAAAATTTATTGTTTAACTACTTATTATTGTTTAACTACTTAATATTATTTTTATGACGAAAATTACCTTTTTTAAAATGATGCTTCTGGCGATATGTATGGTTGGAAGTGTAAATGTCTTTGGACAGTCGGAATCTGTTATATATACCTGCGGCTTCGAGAGTGCTGAAGGGTTTACAGCCAGCACAGTTTATAATAATTCAACAATAGCTTATACTGGTGCTTCTGGAAAACAGTGGGGTACTTATTTTGGAACTCCTTCTACAACAAGTCCCATAACGGGGTTGCAATCTATGCAAATGAGATGGTATACAACAACTCCGTCCTCAAATGGTTACACATTTACAAATTTTGATTTAGCAAATGTAACAAAAGTTACTTTTAGCGCTAAAAATACTACAGGTATTAATGTAATAGTTTCTTACTCAACAGATGGTGGAAGTAATTATACTGGCGCGCAAACATTCACATTGTCAACAAGTGCTTCAACTTATACTTATAATGTTAGCGCCACAGGAGAGTATGCAAACGTTAGATTAAAATTCCAATTGACATATTCAACAACTCCTACAACCACATCGCGATTATACATAGATGATATTTCAGTGTATGGTATGACGACAATTGCAGCTACTCCTACATTTGATCCTGTTGAAGGTACTTATACGTCAGCGCAAAACGTAACTATTTCTAACGGTAGCGGTACAGATAAAATTTATTATACCACAGACGGTTCGGATCCGTCCAGTGCAAGCACGCTTTATACCGCTCCTATAAATGTATCTACTACTACCACTATTAAAGCCATTGCTTATGATCAAAACGATGCAAACCCAAGTTCCATCGCGTCCGCTACTTATACAATTGATTTAACCCCTACCATTACCGTTACCGAAACTTCCATTCCCGCAATGACTGCAGAAGTGGGAGCGAGTGACGCGGAAACGATTCATGTTAGCGGAATTAATTTAACGGATAATATCACGCTTGCCATTACAGGAACGGACGCCGCGCAATTTAGTGTAGATCCAACCTCCATAACACAAACGGGGGGAACCGCGTCAAGTACCGCTGTTACTGTTACCTACACTCCAACAGCAGCAGGTTCACATTCTGCACTATTGGAAATATCCAGCCCGGGAGCAACTACGGTAACCCGTGATTTAACGGGAACGGCTTCGTTAGCAAAACCAGAAGTGCCTATACAGTTACCTCAATCGGATGTGACTCAAACCAGTTTTAAAGCCAGTTGGAATGCCGTAAGCGGAGCTACGAGTTATGATTTAAGTGTTTATACAAAAGCAACTACAGGGAGCGTAACTGCTACCGATTTATTTTTCTCGGAATATGTAGAGGGTTCAGGTAGTAATAAGTATCTTGAAATTTATAATGGAACAGGAGCAGATGTAAATTTAAGTAATTATAAAGTGGAAGTTTATCCAAATGGAGGAACATCGGCAACTTATACACAAACACTTTCTGGAACTCTTGCTAATGCAAATGTGTATGTTATCGGGAACTCAAGCGGAACAATATATACATCTTCAGATATTACATCAACAGTTACTTATTACAATGGCAATGATGCCGTTGCATTAATTAAAATTTCCACAGGCGATACTTTAGACATCATCGGTAAGATAGGAGAAGATCCTGGCTCAAACTGGACTGCTGGAACTTTAGCAACTTCAGAACAAACTCTTGTTAGAAAATCTACAGTTACAGGTGGAGTAACCACTAATCCTACATCAGGTTTTCCAACATTGTCAACAGAATGGGATGGCTATGCTCAAGATGATGCTACTCATTTAGGGGCGCATACATTAGATGATCAATTAATGACAGTGGATACTGATATATCTGGTTCTCCGTTTACAGGTTTAACCACTACCAGCAAAACAATAACGGGATTAAGCAACTCAAATACATATTATTACACTGTTGTAGCAAAAGACGGCGTAAACAGTTCTCCTGTTTCTGATGAGGTTACAGTAAATTTATTATCAACCGGATTAAATACAGCCAAAGAATTAACCGGTATTTCCGCTTCAAACGGTAAAATAAGATTCTCAGCCGGCGCAGGCGAAAATATCCAAGTTTTCAATGCCGTAGGACAACGTATAGTAAACAAAGTCGCCTCTGAAGGATTAAATGAAATTACTGTCAGCGCTAAAGGCATAATGATAGTGAAAGTNGGANGCAAAACNGCAAAAGTAGTTTTATAATACTCAAAAAANNCAGAAAATCAACCGTCTTTCACTGCGGAGTGTAGGCGGTTGGTTTCGTCTTTAAAAATTTTGGGTAATGTAATATTTTTTGCTTTTAATTTGTTATTTATAAATATAGTATTCACAAATAAAAACTTATGTTATGAGAAAAATTACTTTATTATTATTTTCCGTATTTCTTTCAGTTATAGCCTACGGACAAAATTATGCAATTGCAGGTGGTGATTTTGAAAATTGGACCACTTTTACCGATAACCTAAACAGTTATGGTTTAAAATCCTATGCAACTCAAGGTGTTGGTAAAGGGTATAACGGTTCTAATTCTTTAAACATTGCCGGTACTACTACAGCGAATGATTATGTCTTTACGGCTTTTGCTCCATCTTCTTTTCCATCAGGAAGTATCACTGCTATCACTTTTATGGTAAAAGGAACAAGTGATGCTAAGTCTTTAAGCGTAAACTTATATAAAGATGCTTCAAATTATTACAAATTTAATGTTGGAGCTTTATCTTCTTCAGATGTAACAATTTCCAGCAGCGCTTCAAACAGCTATACAGGAACAATTAATACTGACGGAAAATGGGTTAAGGTAACACTGGATTTAACAGGGATAACAGACTTTAACAGAACTGCCGGAGTTAATTTCTTAGCATTAAAAACCGGTAGCTCGTCAACTTATGCTTTAGATATAGATAATATTGAATTTGTTGTATCAGCTGCAGGAACTAAAACATTGAACGCTACACCTACTTCATTGGATTTTTCTATAAATATGGGAAATTCTACAGATCCTAAAACTGTTTCTATTGTAGGTTCTAATTTAACTTCTGTTCCTACTTATTCTGTGTCGGGAACCGACGCCGCTATGTTTACTGTTACCGGAACCTTGACTACAGCCGGTGGTACTTTGAGTGTGGTTTTTACTCCTACATCTGAAGGAAGTAAATCCGCATCACTTGATGTTGTAAGTGAAACAGCATCTGTTTCTATTCCTTTAACCGGTACTGCAACTGCTTCTAACGTGGAAACTCAAACTTTTACATTTAAATCCGGATTAGAACCATGGACTCAAGTTAGTGTTACTGGCGATCAGTTATGGGTGTCTGATAGTAGTTATGGAGCAAAAATGAGCGGATATTCAGGTGGAAATGTAGTAAATGAAGATTGGTTGATTTCTCCTTCCCTTGATTTAAGTGGTGGAGTGGAAAGCGCTTGGCTTACTTTCGATCAGGCTATAAACTATGCTGAAGTCGTTGATTTTCCTGTAAATCACACATTATGGATTAGTTCAAATTATACTTCAGGAGCGCCATCAACAGCAACTTGGACACAACTTACTATTCCTACTTATCCTGCAAGTAAAGGATGGACTTTTGTAAACAGTGGCACTGTCGCTGCTCCAAGTCAGTTTATCGGACAAGCAAATGTAAGCATTGCTTTTAAATATATCAGTACGGCTGATGTTGCTTCCACATGGGAAATAACAAATCTTATTCTATCACGCCAGATGTCTTCAAGCGGTGTGGATAATATAAGCGAAAACAGTCTGAATGTTTATGGAGGTAATGGAAAGGTGAAATTTGAAGCTACTGCCGGCAATAACGTAGAAATTTACAGTACAACCGGTCAACGAATTTACAAAGGAAAAACTATTGACGGTCAAAATTCAATAAATGTGAATGTAAAAGGATTGTTAATAGTGAAAGTAGCAAACCGTGTAGGAAAAGTTGTTTTATAATTAAAAAATCTCTCTTACTACTTAAATAAAAATCAGAAAAACCGCCATCTCTGTTTGAGATGCGGTTTTTTTTATTGAGTTGTGGAGATTTTTAATAAGAGAAAAGGATTGAAACTACAAAAAAAGGTTGCCTGTTTTCACAAAGCAACCTTTTTACAAAAAATTATCGGTTTTATCGCTTATGCTTTACCAGCGCTACCCAAAACATTCACTGTTTTGTGCATATACAATTTTTTCAATTCATCGCGCGCCGGACCTAAATATTTACGCGGGTCGAATTCGGCAGGTTTTGTTGCAAATACTTCGCGAACTTTGGCAGTCATTGCTAAACGTCCGTCGGAGTCGATGTTGATTTTGCAAACGGCGGAAGAAGCTGCGTGACGCAATTGTTCTTCGGGAATACCGATAGAATCTTTCAATGCTCCGCCGTATTTGTTAATCATTTCTACATATTCTTGTGGAACAGATGATGAACCGTGTAATACGATAGGAAATCCGGGTATTTGTTTTTCAATTTCTTCCAAAATATCGAAACGCAATGGAGGCGGAATCAAAATACCGTTGGCATCGCGTGTACATTGTTCCGGAGTGAATTTGTTTGCTCCGTGTGAAGTTCCAATAGAAATTGCCAAAGAATCTACGCCTGTGCGGGTAACAAAATCGATTACTTCTTCGGGTTGAGTATAGGTGTGGTGTTCAGCAGAAACTTCATCTTCCACGCCTGCCAACACTCCCAATTCTCCTTCTACAGTTACATCGTGAGCGTGAGCGTATTCCACTACTTTTTTAGTAAGGGCAATGTTTTCTTCGTAAGGAAGATGTGAACCGTCAATCATTACGGATGAAAAACCGCTGTCGATACAATCTTTGCAAAGTTCAAAGCTGTCGCCATGGTCTAAGTGAAGAACAATTGGAATTTCATAACCTAATTCTTTTGCGTATTGTACAGCGCCTTGAGCCATATAGCGTAAAAGAGTTTGATTTGCATATTTACGCGCNCCGCTTGATACTTGAAGGATTACGGGAGATTTTGTTTCAACACAAGCAGATACGATAGCTTGTAATTGTTCCAAATTATTGAAGTTAAATGCAGGAATTGCATATTTGCCTTCAAATGCTTTTTTGAATAACTCTTTGGTGTTTACCAAACCGAGTTCTTTATAACTTACCATACTTTATAATTTTATTTGGTTTGTAATGTGTGAATTCAAATTTCTTGCAAAAGTACTATTTTTTTANGTTTTAAGCAAGTGTATTTAAAACGTGAAACGGAAAATAAAAGTTTATTACAGGTGTAAAAAACAAGTTTAAAGATGATTAAAAAATGAATGCAGATTTTTCGTACATTGCATCAATCACATCTTTATATTTTTGCATTATAACCGCCCGTCTTAATTTAAGCGTATTGGTAAGTTCGCCGGTTTCTATGGTAAAACCCTTCTTGATTAATGTGAATTTTTTAATTAATTCATAATTCGCCATTCCTTTTTGTTGTAGGGCTATTCGTTCCTGTATCAAGGAGTAAATTTTCGGGTTTTTAAGTAATTCGTCGATAGAACCATAAGAAATTTTGTTTTCTTTTGCATATTCTTCCAATGCCGGAATGGAAGGAACTATGATGGCAGTAACGTAATTTCGTTCGTCGCCGATTGTAGCTGCCTGTTCTATGTATTTGTCTAATTCAAGGCGGGTTTCAATTTCTTGTGGAGCAATGTATTTTCCGTTGGAAGTTTTAAAAAGGTCTTTTATTCTTTCCATTAAAGTAATTTTACCGTCTTTTGAAACAGAGCCGGCATCGCCTGTGCGGAACCAACCATCAGCGGTAAAAGCATTTTTATTTGCTTCCGGATTATTATAATATCCGGGTGTGATGGTTTTTCCTTTTAACAAAATTTCGTTGTCTTCGCCTATTTTTATTTGAAGATCAGGCATTACAGTTCCTACGGTGCCTATTTTATAATTGTTAAGTATAAAGTGCGAAACGGTTGCCGTACTTTCCGTTAGTCCATATCCGTAAACAATAGGAATACCAATACTGATAAAAAACATAGCGATGGAATCCGCAAGTTTAGCGCCGGCAGCAGGAAGCATATTGGCATTTTCGAGCCCAAGCACATTTTTTACTTTTGAAAAAATAAGTTTATCGGCAATTTTGTATCGGGCGGTTAAAAATATGTCCGGTTTTTTTCCTCTGCGTAAATAATCTAAATTATACTTCTTTCCTGTTGCTACCGCCCAAGCCACTATGGCTAATTTTAAGGGCGATGATTTTTCCAGGTTTTCTTGTACGCCTACAAATACTTTTTCCCAAAATCGGGGCACAGCACACATCAGGGTAGGACGGACATCTTTAATGGTTTGCTGGATTTCTGTGGGGCGGTGATTAATATAAATTGTGGAGCCGACGTAGATTAAATAGTAACACCAAGTTCGTTCAAAAACATGGGTTAGAGGTAAAAACGCGATGGAAACATCGTTTTGAGTTATGTTTGATAATCGTATTGTATGAGTTCGCATAGCTTCATTATACATTTCATGAATTATAATAACTCCTTTGGGGTTTCCCGTAGTGCCCGAAGTGTATAAAATAGCCGCCATATCTTTTTCCTCTGCTTCGCTTCTTCTTTTTTCAAGCTCGCCGTCAAAATCCGGTTTTTTGCCAAGATTCATAAAATCATCAAAATACATCGATTTCTCGGTATCGCGCAATTCTACATTTTTATCAAAAACGATGATTTTTTTTAATGTTTTTGCTATTCCAAATAACTCCAAAGCTATATTGTACTGCTCTTTTTCGCCAACAAAAAGATATTGTATTTCTGCATCGTTTACTATGAATTTTACTTGTTCCAATGAAGAGGTAGGATAAATGGGAACATTTACTCCACGTATTGAAAACAAGGCAAAGTCTACAATGAAGTTCTCATTTTTATTTTGCGAAAATTGCCCTACGCGATCCCGCTCTTTTATGCCTAAACTTAAAAAAGCTTTAGCAACAATATCCACTTTTGATGAAAATTCTTTCCAGGAAATTCCTTTCCACGGATCAGAAAGTTCATTCCTGTCGTAAAGAGCAATTTTATCTGCAAATTTTACGGCTTGATTGTTGATTAATCTGGTAAAAATGGGTGCTTTCATATTATTAATTTGAAGTTTTGTAATGCTATGGGTAAAATACGTGAGTATGTTATGAAAAGTAAGCAATTAATACTTTTATATTCAACACTTTAATCGCTTATTTGGTTCTGTATTTGTGTTAAAAAATCGGGTTCTTCTTGTATGCGCTTCAGGGCTGCAAGTGATGCGTTTTGTTGCGATTCCTTTTTGCTGGCGCCGTTTCCTCTGCTTATCGTTGTTTTTTCAATTTCTAATTGCGAAATAAAATTGTGCTGATTGTTTGCTCCAACCGTTTCGTCAATCAAAATAAAATCGAACTGTAAATGATATTTCTGACACCATTCGATAATTTGTGATTTAGGATTATCGTTTGCATCAAGAATTGGTTTTAATTGTTCCAATAAAGGAAACAGTTTATTTTTTACAAATTTTTTACAAGGTTGATATCCGTAGTCAAGATAAATAGCTCCAATCAATGCTTCCAGCGTATTGCCTTTAATATTGAAATTTCGTTCTTTGTTTAAATTCAAATGTTTGGTGGCAACAATTAATTTGTCTAATTTAATCTCAGAGCATAATTGGTTGAGTGTTTCGCGTTTCACAATGCGTGAACGCGCATTGGTTAGAAATCCTTCCTGTTCGTTTGAATGTGAATGGTAAAGTATGTCAGAAACAACCGAGTTTAGAACAGCATCACCCAAAAATTCCAGCCGTTCATTATTAAGCATAGTTCCGTCTTCCGTTCGGATAGGTTTTGAACGGTGGCGTACTGCTAATTGGTAGTATTCAATGTTTTTAGGAAAGAATCCCAAAACATTATAAAAAGAATAAAAAAGCTCTTTCCGAGGATTCGAGAAGAGCTTAATTTTGAAAAATAAGCGTTTGATCAATTTTATTTCGCAAATTTTTTGAATATCACACTTGCATTGTGTCCGCCAAATCCGAATGTGTTGGAAAGTGCGGTATTTACAGTGCGTTTTTGTGCTTTATTAAATGTAAAATTCAGATTGTAATCAATTTCAGGGTCATTGTCTCCTTCTTCATGATTGATGGTAGGAGGAACAATGTCATTTAAAATTGATAGAACTGCAATCATTCCTTCAACGGCTCCGGCAGCGCCAAGCAAATGACCTGTCATTGATTTTGTAGAGCTGATATTTAGTTTGAATGCGTGTTCGCCAAAAACATCCTTGATAGCTTTTGCTTCCGAAGGATCTCCTACAGGAGTAGAAGTTCCGTGAACATTGATATAATCAATTTCTTCAGGTTGTATTCCTGCATCTTTCAGTGCGCGTTTCATTACCAGCATTGCTCCAACTCCATCAGGGTGTGTTGCTGTTAAGTGATAAGCATCAGCTGAAAGTCCGCCGCCAATAACTTCACAAAGGATATTTGCTCCGCGTGCAATAGCGTGTTCCATTTCTTCCAAAATAAGACATCCGCCACCCTCACCCATTACAAATCCATCACGGCTTGCACTGAAAGGGCGAGACGCTTTTTCAACTTCGTCATTTTTGGTGGATAATGCAGTGAGAGCGTTAAATCCGCCAACACCACCGGGGGTAATTGCAGCTTCGGCTCCTCCGGCTAAAATTACATTTGCTTTTCCTAAACGGATAAGATTGAATGCGTCAACAATCGCGTGCGTTGACGATGCACAAGCGGAAGTTGTTGCATAATTCGGACCGCGAAAACCGTATTGAATAGAAATTTGTCCGGCTGCGATATCCGCAATCATTTTCGGAATAAAAAACGGATTGAATTTAGGACCTTGTTCCTGGTTGGTATAATAATATCCTATTTCCTGTTCAAAGGTAGAAATTCCACCAATTCCGGCAGCAAAAATAACTCCGATTTCATCTTTATCTTCATTTTCAAGGTCAAGTCCGCTATTTTCAATTGCTTCTTTCGCTGCAACTAACGCGTATTGAGTATAAAGATCCATTTTGCGAACTTCTTTTCTGTCGAAATAAAGTCCGGGGTCAAATCCTTTTACTTCGCAAGCAAATTTTGTTTTGAACAATGAAGCGTCAAAACGTGTAATAGGAGCAGCACCGCTTACGCCATTCACAACATTCTGCCACGTTTCCGCAGCAGAAAGACCTAATGGAGTTACGGCACCAACACCTGTTACCACGACTCTTTTTAATTCCATAAAAAAGAATTATAAGAAATTTATTTTTTCAAAGCTTCAACGTGTGCGATTGCATCGCCTACTGTTGCAATTTTTTGAGCTTCTTCATCAGGAATTGATACACCGAATTCTTTTTCAAATTCCATAATCAATTCTACAGTATCTAATGAGTCTGCACCAAGGTCGTTAGTGAAATTAGCTGTTTCAACTACTTCTGATTCGTCTACACCTAATTTATCAACGATAATAGCTTTTACTTTTTCTGCAACTTCTGACATAATTTTTCTTTTTTAATGAGTAAATAAAATTTGTTTTATAAATTTGCGGTGCAAAGTAACGAAATAATCATGATATATCCGCACATTTTGTTTAAAAAATTGCAATTTTTTGCACATTTTTAAGACAGATGAGCAAAAACCCATTATACAAATGCCTGTAAACATAGCTATTTTCGCTTCCGGCTCCGGTTCCAATGCAGAGAATCTTATTCAGTATTTTAAAGACTCAAAAGAGTTTTCCTTCCCGATAATTGTTTCAAATAAAGCCGATGCTTTTGTGCATACTCGAGCAAAAAAGTTAGAAATTCCTTCTTTTACATTTTCAAATGAGGAATTCCGCGA
The genomic region above belongs to uncultured Paludibacter sp. and contains:
- a CDS encoding conserved exported hypothetical protein (Evidence 4 : Unknown function but conserved in other organisms), with the protein product MRKITLLLFSVFLSVIAYGQNYAIAGGDFENWTTFTDNLNSYGLKSYATQGVGKGYNGSNSLNIAGTTTANDYVFTAFAPSSFPSGSITAITFMVKGTSDAKSLSVNLYKDASNYYKFNVGALSSSDVTISSSASNSYTGTINTDGKWVKVTLDLTGITDFNRTAGVNFLALKTGSSSTYALDIDNIEFVVSAAGTKTLNATPTSLDFSINMGNSTDPKTVSIVGSNLTSVPTYSVSGTDAAMFTVTGTLTTAGGTLSVVFTPTSEGSKSASLDVVSETASVSIPLTGTATASNVETQTFTFKSGLEPWTQVSVTGDQLWVSDSSYGAKMSGYSGGNVVNEDWLISPSLDLSGGVESAWLTFDQAINYAEVVDFPVNHTLWISSNYTSGAPSTATWTQLTIPTYPASKGWTFVNSGTVAAPSQFIGQANVSIAFKYISTADVASTWEITNLILSRQMSSSGVDNISENSLNVYGGNGKVKFEATAGNNVEIYSTTGQRIYKGKTIDGQNSINVNVKGLLIVKVANRVGKVVL
- the fba gene encoding Fructose-bisphosphate aldolase, which translates into the protein MVSYKELGLVNTKELFKKAFEGKYAIPAFNFNNLEQLQAIVSACVETKSPVILQVSSGARKYANQTLLRYMAQGAVQYAKELGYEIPIVLHLDHGDSFELCKDCIDSGFSSVMIDGSHLPYEENIALTKKVVEYAHAHDVTVEGELGVLAGVEDEVSAEHHTYTQPEEVIDFVTRTGVDSLAISIGTSHGANKFTPEQCTRDANGILIPPPLRFDILEEIEKQIPGFPIVLHGSSSVPQEYVEMINKYGGALKDSIGIPEEQLRHAASSAVCKINIDSDGRLAMTAKVREVFATKPAEFDPRKYLGPARDELKKLYMHKTVNVLGSAGKA
- a CDS encoding putative long-chain-fatty-acid--CoA ligase (Evidence 3 : Putative function from multiple computational evidences), yielding MKAPIFTRLINNQAVKFADKIALYDRNELSDPWKGISWKEFSSKVDIVAKAFLSLGIKERDRVGQFSQNKNENFIVDFALFSIRGVNVPIYPTSSLEQVKFIVNDAEIQYLFVGEKEQYNIALELFGIAKTLKKIIVFDKNVELRDTEKSMYFDDFMNLGKKPDFDGELEKRRSEAEEKDMAAILYTSGTTGNPKGVIIIHEMYNEAMRTHTIRLSNITQNDVSIAFLPLTHVFERTWCYYLIYVGSTIYINHRPTEIQQTIKDVRPTLMCAVPRFWEKVFVGVQENLEKSSPLKLAIVAWAVATGKKYNLDYLRRGKKPDIFLTARYKIADKLIFSKVKNVLGLENANMLPAAGAKLADSIAMFFISIGIPIVYGYGLTESTATVSHFILNNYKIGTVGTVMPDLQIKIGEDNEILLKGKTITPGYYNNPEANKNAFTADGWFRTGDAGSVSKDGKITLMERIKDLFKTSNGKYIAPQEIETRLELDKYIEQAATIGDERNYVTAIIVPSIPALEEYAKENKISYGSIDELLKNPKIYSLIQERIALQQKGMANYELIKKFTLIKKGFTIETGELTNTLKLRRAVIMQKYKDVIDAMYEKSAFIF
- the rnc gene encoding Ribonuclease 3 gives rise to the protein MGFFPKNIEYYQLAVRHRSKPIRTEDGTMLNNERLEFLGDAVLNSVVSDILYHSHSNEQEGFLTNARSRIVKRETLNQLCSEIKLDKLIVATKHLNLNKERNFNIKGNTLEALIGAIYLDYGYQPCKKFVKNKLFPLLEQLKPILDANDNPKSQIIEWCQKYHLQFDFILIDETVGANNQHNFISQLEIEKTTISRGNGASKKESQQNASLAALKRIQEEPDFLTQIQNQISD